A DNA window from Aspergillus nidulans FGSC A4 chromosome I contains the following coding sequences:
- a CDS encoding protein wscB (transcript_id=CADANIAT00007736) produces MKLTSALLAVLPCAFFASASQESYVGCFSTPGSFENLGTYVFQSIGHCLNQCTKAGYNIGDYAAVKETDCYCGDVDPAKDDLVDDDQCTTQCPGYAPDVCGGSEAWSVYVVGEARPDFWSSETTPSGRSDLWSHGTTSSTTSVSEGQPTAASSATSTPTGTSTSEAASASSSSPASVSSTSASASTSIEPTPTGNSASRRYSFFF; encoded by the exons ATGAAGCTCACTTCGGCTCTTCTGGCGGTGTTACCGtgtgccttcttcgcctcggCTAGTCAAGAGTCCTACGTCGGCTGCTTCAGCACTCCTGGCTCCTTCGAAAATCTCGGCACATACGTTTTCCAATCGATCGGCCACTGCCTCAACCAATGCACCAAGGCTGGGTATAATATCGGGGACTATGCGGCTGTCAAGGAGACCGATTGCTATTGTGGAGACGTCGATCCCGCAAAGGACGATCTGGTCGATGATGATCAGTGTACCACGCAGTGTCCGGGGTATGCGCCGGATGTCT GTGGTGGAAGCGAGGCGTGGTCTGTGTACGTCGTTGGCGAGGCGAGACCGGATTTTTGGTCGTCCGAAACTACACCTAGCGGGAGGTCTGATCTTTGGTCCCATGGGACTACATCCAGCACGACGAGCGTCTCAGAGGGTCAGCCAActgctgcatcatctgcCACATCGACTCCGACTGGGACCTCTACGTCTGAAGCTGCctccgcttcctcctcgtctccagccAGCGTCTCAAGCACGTCGGCCTCGGCTTCGACCAGTATTGAACCGACCCCGACTGGAAATAGTGCCAGTCGCCGCTACAGCTTCTTTTTCTAA
- a CDS encoding glycosyl hydrolase family 79 C-terminal domain-containing protein (transcript_id=CADANIAT00007734), with protein sequence MASRFSVSWFLSHTASGVLALTFNVPSTPPANASNQLSAAPVGVSLEFFTFPGYFNDVPATTTCLENLKELTGTWPPMRIGGTTQYVLPRLNSSTWQSLIRARDRATYDAASSEAVTYSVDDPADAPLSLTYGPSFITLASEYSGSVVLGLNRRLNDIENTISAASRAVSEMGDLQAIELGNEPNFFADDDPIANGASWTASADYASQISWQDAVCGNLSVTDLISAGVYFGTSPMSIQALSQEEGEANVYVKEYSSHNYPQSQSTANLAALMSHSGIAAQIAGFRGEVEAANAVGKAHVFGETNSVYSASATQGGGGISPTFGAALWIVDYVMQLVTMGTEALYFHQGTIGNCQYCWWGRYTTGAPYYGAYFATMALAQADHIAPLDDQSTSYAAYAIYKYGAPVKVLLYNSEYYTSGTRPSQTYTLTGLTSAAVTAKRLTAPYSTSRVDRGESPTVAGQTFGNGDCVVEGDEVLETATVQGGQASFTVSASEALLVYLQP encoded by the exons ATGGCCTCTCGATTCTCTGTCTCATGGTTCCTGAGCCACACTGCGTCCGGTGTACTAGCACTGACGTTCAATGTGCCCTCGACGCCGCCAGCGAATGCTAGTAACCAACTCTCTGCTGCCCCGGTGGGAGTTTC ACTGGAATTCTTCACTTTCCCCGGATACTTCAATGACGTTCCCGCGACGACCACTTGCCTGGAGAACCTGAAAGAGTTGACGGGAACATGGCCGCCCATGAGGATCGGGGGGACTACACAGTATGTGCTACCGCGACTAAACTCCTCCACGTGGCAGTCACTCATTAGGGCCAGAGACCGCGCCACATACGACGCAGCCTCCAGCGAAGCAGTCACCTATTCCGTAGATGATCCCGCTGACGCGCCATTGTCACTCACGTACGGCCCGTCGTTTATCACTCTGGCATCGGAGTATAGTGGAAGCGTGGTCTTAGGCCTGAACCGCCGGCTGAATGACATCGAGAACACGATCAGCGCCGCGAGTAGGGCAGTCAGCGAGATGGGCGATCTGCAGGCTATCGAGTTGGGAAATGAGCCGAATT TTTTCGCGGACGATGATCCCATAGCGAACGGGGCTTCCTGGACGGCATCGGCAGACTATGCCTCCCAGATCTCCTGGCAAGACGCCGTGTGCGGCAACCTCTCGGTGACCGATCTCATCTCGGCTGGTGTATACTTTGGGACCTCGCCAATGAGCATCCAGGCGTTGTCgcaggaagagggagaggcaaaTGTGTACGTCAAGGAATACTCCTCCCATAATTATCCACAGTCGCAGAGCACAGCAAATTTGGCTGCGCTCATGAGCCACAGTGGGATCGCAGCCCAGATTGCCGGGTTCAGAGGCGAGGTTGAGGCTGCGAATGCTGTTGGCAAAGCGCACGTTTTTGGAGAGACCAATTCGG TATATTCTGCATCAGCTACGCAAGGCGGTGGGGGCATCAGTCCAACATTTGGGGCGGCGCTGTGGATAGTAGACTATGTGATGCAGCTGGTCACCATGGGCACGGAG GCGCTGTACTTCCACCAAGGCACCATCGGCAACTGCCAGTACTGCTGGTGGGGACGATACACGACTGGTGCTCCCTACTACGGGGCGTACTTTGCGACCATGGCACTGGCGCAAGCCGACCATATCGCGCCCCTGGACGACCAGAGCACCTCCTATGCAGCGTATGCTATCTACAAATACGGCGCTCCTGTGAAAGTTTTGCTGTATAACTCCGAGTACTATACCAGCGGGACGCGTCCGAGCCAGACGTATACGTTGACTGGATTGACTTCGGCTGCGGTGACTGCGAAGAGGTTAACGGCGCCGTATTCGACGTCTCGGGTGGACCGGGGAGAGTCTCCAACGGTTGCAGGGCAGACTTTTGGTAATGGGGATTGTGTAGTAGAGGGGGACGAGGTCCTTGAGACCGCTACTGTGCAAGGGGGGCAAGCCAGTTTCACCGTCAGTGCTTCAGAGGCCCTGTTGGTATATCTACAGCCATAA
- a CDS encoding uncharacterized protein (transcript_id=CADANIAT00007737), which translates to MDIKGQIKVLEQDVSHTPGTQVWFSSVQTGTRWSLFQRTSDVELIPAPAPTVTNNSSSPNDPLNWPSWRRGALLYAVGINSFLAAALAPILATGFPSISSSFGVDLQKVSFTIGIYMLGLGFGALIGSPTAMLFGRRLVYVSGSALLIVSSAWAAASPSYTSIILARFVQGFAAAPGEFLVSVSISEIYTPQERGFRLGIYMLLLAGGKSLSPLIGAGVIQRLGWRWVLWILTIASGACFTCLFLFARETYWARDYKEDAITPQMPGELYTENLRISPPLRFSHTLSIWNGRLSSAGWVSLTLRPLALLNSPPLLWSATVYALSLGWLAVLAETIAHLFQSVGGYGFTPIQAGLLYLSPLIGTILGSVIGGKVSDILAKVKAYRNNGVYEPESRLLMMIPAILVSTLGLAGYGWSIQLRTHWFIPTLCFGAIYFGCILGSTIAVTYCLDCHKADAIGTQVVLSLMKNWVKACGPRNTFLIIAGIHSAFLSATIFMYIHGKQFRIRMGKRSS; encoded by the exons ATGGACATCAAAGGCCAAATAAAAGTCCTCGAGCAGGATGTCTCCCACACTCCTG GAACGCAAGTCTGGTTCTCCAGCGTCCAGACTGGTACGCGCTGGTCCCTATTCCAACGTACTTCAGATGTTGAATTGATCCCGGCCCCAGCGCCTACTGTTACCAACAACAGCTCCTCCCCGAACGACCCCCTCAACTGGCCTTCCTGGAGACGCGGTGCCCTCCTTTACGCAGTTGGTATCAACAGCTTTCTGGCTGCAGCTCTTGCTCCAATTCTGGCAACAGGCTTTCCCTCTATATCGTCTTCATTCGGCGTGGACCTGCAGAAGGTCTCCTTCACAATTGGCATCTACATGCTGGGCCTCGGTTTCGGCGCACTGATAGGGTCTCCAACCGCAATGCTCTTCGGGAGACGCCTCGTTTAtgtttctggctctgctttGCTTAttgtttcttctgcttgggcTGCTGCTAGTCCGTCGTATACGAGTATTATTCTCGCTCGGTTCGTGCAGGGCTTCGCCGCAGCGCCCGGCGAGTTTCTCGTCTCGGTGAGTATCTCAGAAATCTATACGCCTCAGGAGAGGGGGTTCAGACTGGGCATCTATATGCTGCTCTTGGCTGGCGGAAAGAGTCTATCACCCTTGATTGGGGCGGGGGTCATTCAACGCTTAGGGTGGCGGTGGGTGCTGTG GATACTCACCATTGCGTCGGGAGCCTGCTTCACCTGTTTATTCCTTTTTGCGAGGGAGACGTACTGGGCAAGAGACTACAAG GAAGACGCCATAACCCCCCAAATGCCGGGCGAACTCTACACAGAGAACCTCCGCATCTCGCCTCCGTTACGGTTCTCTCACACGCTCAGCATATGGAATGGGCGTCTCTCCtcggctggctgggttaGCCTCACACTAAGACCCCTGGCACTTCTCAACTCCCCACCCCTCCTCTGGTCCGCCACGGTGTATGCCCTCTCACTGGGCTGGCTCGCCGTGCTCGCCGAGACCATAGCGCATCTGTTTCAGTCAGTAGGCGGATACGGGTTTACGCCGATTCAGGCTGGTTTGCTGTATCTCAGTCCTCTAATAGGAACGATCTTGGGCAGCGTTATTGGCGGGAAAGTATCTGATATCCTTGCTAAAGTCAAGGCATACCGCAATAACGGCGTGTACGAGCCTGAGTCCCGGCTCCTGATGATGATCCCAGCAATACTCGTGTCAACGTTGGGACTCGCCGGTTACGGCTGGAGCATTCAGCTTCGCACTCACTGGTTCATCCCAACACTCTGTTTTGGGGCGATCTACTTTGGCTGTATACTGGGGAGTACGATTGCGGTGACGTACTGTCTAGACTGCCATAAAGCGGATGCGATCGGAACACAGGTGGTCCTAAGTTTGATGAAGA ATTGGGTCAAGGCTTGCGGACCGCGCAATACCTTCTTGATCATCGCTGGGATTCATTCCGCCTTCCTATCTGCGACGATTTTTATGTATATTCATGGGAAACAGTTTCGTATAAGGATGGGCAAGCGAAGTTCATAG
- a CDS encoding ATP-binding protein (transcript_id=CADANIAT00007732), producing the protein MLGVAGYSYHVFYKWLVLRKIDNAFSPGFSSLELAALAQHGYTLGEGIDSDDETKFRVTRPEQALIDNIVSGKVKGHYYLLFGEKGTGKTSMLLESMQKVHGDGVGMLEAHGDIEVFRLRLGKAIDYEYHEDYIGGMFSIRGPRDSTPLLDIERALNKLEKVALRRKESDRPLILMINNLHYLPDSPEGQQLIDLLQQRAEMWAASGLVTVVFTSDQYRTTEMLRLHATRMRVLNIQDIPKDLAVKSLRAFRRNAFREDVPASVLDQVYSLVGGRLIHLDQVARSQDMLKTCHAICEKEKRWLLCKCWILGAEMDDKAEDQQDLSSGAMLLGKTLVELEKAKDRTHYVSGLPGIALHKAQELMTRADLIKKLDEMNIIAIDADAIVRADSVPMQNAFRSVCSDPEFEEHLAATLERLDELEGLGRTTELRLKDFMDDEYEIKVQRRGEETFLSVQKKQKEPKTKE; encoded by the exons ATGCTCGGTGTAGCAGGCTACTCATACCACGTCTTCTACAAATGGCTGGTCCTGCGGAAGATCGACAATGCCTTCTCGCCGGGCTTCTCGTCGCTCGAGCTTGCGGCGCTCGCGCAGCACGGGTACACCCTCGGGGAAGGGATTGACAGTGATGACGAGACCAAGTTCCGGGTAACAAGGCCGGAGCAGGCTCTGATCGATAATATTGTCAGTGGAAAGGTGAAGGGACATTACTACTTACTCTTCGGCGAGAAGGGGACGGGTAAGACAAGCATGCTTCTGGAGAGCATGCAAAAGGTCCACGGGGATGGAGTGGGAATGCTGGAAGCACATGGCGATATCGAAGTATTCAGGCTGAGGTTGGGCAAGGCGATTGACTACGAGTACCATGAGGACTATATCGGTGGGATGTTTAGTATCCGAGGGCCGCGTGATTCGACGCCATTGCTGGATATCGAACGTGCGTTGAacaagctggagaaggtggCGCTGCGTCGGAAAGAGAGCGACCGGCCGCTGATCTTGATGATCAATAATCTGCACTATCTGCCGGACAGTCCAGAAGGGCAGCAGCTCATCGACCTGCTTCAGCAGCGCGCGGAAATGTGGGCTGCGAGCGGGCTCGTGACCGTCGTTTTCACCAGTGACCAGTACCGCACGACCGAGATGCTGAGACTCCATGCGACGCGGATGCGGGTCCTCAACATCCAGGACATCCCCAAGGACCTGGCCGTGAAGTCGCTCAGAGCGTTTCGACGGAACGCTTTTCGCGAGGATGTGCCCGCTAGCGTGCTGGACCAGGTCTATAGTTTGGTCGGAGGGCGCCTGATCCACCTGGATCAGGTCGCCCGGTCCCAGGACATGCTCAAGACCTGTCACGCCATttgtgagaaagagaagcgCTGGCTGTTGTGTAAATGCTGGATTTTGGGCGCCGAGATGGatgacaaggctgaggaCCAGCAGGATCTCTCG TCCGGCGCAATGCTCCTCGGCAAGACGCTCGTCGAGCTGGAAAAGGCCAAAGACCGAACGCACTACGTCTCTGGACTACCGGGCATCGCCCTGCACAAGGCGCAAGAGCTCATGACCCGAGCCGATctgatcaagaagctggatgaGATGAACATcattgcaatcgacgccgaCGCCATTGTAAGAGCGGATTCGGTGCCAATGCAGAACGCCTTTCGTTCGGTCTGCAGTGACCCTGAATTTGAGGAGCATCTGGCGGCGACGCTTGAGCGactggatgagctggaaggaCTCGGGAGGACGACAgagctgcggctgaaggaCTTTATGGATGACGAGTATGAGATCAAGGTACAGCGGAGGGGAGAGGAGACGTTTTTGTCTGtgcaaaagaagcaaaaggagCCAAAGACAAAAGAGTAG
- a CDS encoding putative rhamnosidase B (transcript_id=CADANIAT00007733), whose product MQQVTPNEQRIINTLQSNWIWVPNWIDSPPPNVNTAGRIVCFRRRLSLASPPTRALLHISADTRYKLFVNGERVAVGPTRSSPWIWYYDTIDIASYLRQGNNTVQLDVLRYFFVSRAAMPFQRTALPGLTVVGVIETENGAVELDTAKTEAWEARVDESRLFPMGLVDDPFLHINERVAPVELSAPITPILHGIKTLNGELAPWRLRPRAIPMYEESSVAVDTIRSCSSIRTKEEWLAGLSQSEKPLLLPAGSSHALDLQAAVHSTAFLRWTFKSTGRASSIRFKVTYSEGYELNPRAYPFFRTKNDRLDAENGHLIGPYDEIQLDIPAFGETIAYEPFWFRTFRFFRVEITVGSEPVALEALIARQVNYPLAIKANFANPSNPDSARIWDVSIRTMRNCMFDGYADCPFYEQLQYSGDSRSVGLFHYYLSGDDRLMRQAITNYAASITSEGLTQSRFPSHVPQIIAGFSLYWILQVADHFLFFGDRAYTRSFLPRIDGVLEFFESNVDQLGLVSGLPEDVWQYVDWVTTWGATDEHPDKGVPTSGRRSNRHTYFSLLYAYVLQRTAKLVRDLGRPGYAAEYEARAVSLQTAVRRHCYDGHYFTDSTADLSGDDAYSQHTQVFAILSGTALPDECSRLLKQSFADERFSRCSYMMRFYALRAFSAAGDEMYESFWRNEAWNPYRKMLAENLTTWEEDDVRQRSDCHAWGSVPIYEYCAELVGLTPVKPGCAKIRFKPRLRLSESVSAKVALGKDNLASVQWEAAGDQETRVHLKLESPVEVLSQLPGGEEVDHGAVDSLNLVWRG is encoded by the exons ATGCAGCAAGTAACCCCCAATGAACAGAGA ATCATCAATACCCTCCAATCCAATTGGATCTGGGTCCCCAACTGGATCGATTCTCCGCCACCGAATGTAAACACTGCCGGTCGAATCGTGTGCTTCAGAAGGCGCTTATCTCTCGCCTCACCACCGACAAGGGCTCTCCTCCATATTTCGGCAGACACGCGGTATAAGCTCTTCGTAAATGGGGAGCGCGTGGCTGTCGGACCCACGCGGTCAAGTCCCTGGATCTGGTACTATGACACGATCGACATAGCGTCCTATCTGCGGCAAGGAAATAATACAGTGCAATTAGATGTTCTTCGCTATTTCTTCGTATCGAGAGCTGCAATGCCTTTTCAGCGGACCGCGTTGCCGGGATTGACGGTTGTCGGCGTTATTGAGACAGAAAATGGAGCTGTTGAGCTCGATACGGCAAAGACCGAGGCCTGGGAAGCGCGAGTCGATGAGAGTAGACTGTTTCCTATGGGGCTGGTGGACGATCCGTTTCTTCAT ATCAACGAGCGCGTCGCCCCGGTCGAGCTGTCCGCACCCATAACCCCGATCCTGCACGGCATCAAGACGTTGAATGGAGAGCTAGCACCATGGAGACTACGTCCACGGGCGATACCAATGTACGAGGAAAGCAGCGTTGCGGTAGACACCATCCGTTCATGCAGCAGCATACGTACTAAGGAGGAATGGCTGGCCGGCCTCAGTCAGAGCGAGAAGCCCCTGCTTCTGCCAGCAGGCTCGTCACACGCTCTAGATCTGCAGGCAGCGGTGCACTCCACGGCCTTCCTCCGCTGGACGTTCAAATCCACGGGTAGGGCGTCTTCCATTCGCTTCAAGGTCACATACTCTGAAGGCTACGAGCTAAACCCACGCGCATACCCATTTTTCCGGACAAAGAACGACCGCCTCGATGCAGAAAATGGCCACTTAATCGGCCCCTATGACGAGATCCAGCTGGACATCCCAGCCTTCGGAGAGACAATCGCATACGAGCCCTTCTGGTTTCGCACTTTCCGTTTCTTTCGCGTAGAGATCACAGTTGGATCCGAACCGGTTGCCTTGGAGGCCCTGATAGCAAGACAGGTAAACTACCCTTTAGCCATCAAGGCGAATTTCGCCAACCCCAGCAACCCGGATAGCGCTCGCATCTGGGACGTCTCGATCCGCACGATGCGCAACTGCATGTTCGACGGGTACGCCGACTGTCCGTTCTATGAGCAGCTGCAGTACTCGGGGGACAGCCGTTCCGTGGGCTTGTTCCACTACTACCTCTCTGGCGACGACAGACTCATGCGGCAGGCAATCACAAACTATGCAGCGTCGATAACATCTGAGGGGCTCACGCAGTCGCGGTTCCCCTCGCACGTCCCGCAAATTATAGCGGGCTTCTCTCTGTACTGGATCCTGCAAGTTGCAGACcatttcctcttctttgggGACAGAGCGTACACGCGTTCGTTCCTACCGAGGATCGACGGTGTCCTCGAATTCTTTGAGAGCAATGTGGATCAGCTCGGTCTCGTCAGCGGACTTCCCGAAGATGTATGGCAGTACGTTGACTGGGTCACTACCTGGGGTGCAACAGACGAGCACCCAGATAAGGGAGTGCCGACGTCCGGCAGAAGATCAAATCGGCATACTTATTTCAGTCTTCTGTATGCATACGTCCTACAGAGAACAGCGAAGTTAGTACGGGATCTCGGAAGGCCTGGTTACGCTGCGGAATATGAGGCGCGCGCGGTCTCGTTGCAGACGGCAGTCCGGCGCCATTGCTACGACGGGCATTATTTCACAGACTCCACGGCCGATCTATCAGGTGACGATGCATACTCGCAGCACACTCAAGTGTTCGCCATCCTCTCCGGGACCGCTCTTCCAGACGAATGCTCCCGACTGCTCAAGCAGTCGTTCGCGGACGAACGATTCTCCAGATGCAGCTACATGATGCGCTTCTACGCGCTGCGTGCCTTCTCCGCAGCCGGAGACGAGATGTACGAATCCTTTTGGAGAAACGAGGCCTGGAACCCGTACCGCAAGATGTTAGCGGAGAATCTCACTACgtgggaagaggacgacGTCCGCCAGCGCTCGGACTGCCATGCGTGGGGGAGCGTGCCGATCTACGAGTACTGTGCCGAGCTGGTCGGTCTAACGCCCGTCAAGCCGGGGTGTGCGAAAATCCGCTTCAAGCCTAGGTTGAGGCTGAGTGAAAGTGTCTCTGCCAAGGTAGCCTTGGGCAAAGATAATCTTGCAAGTGTCCAGTGGGAGGCCGCCGGTGATCAAGAGACGAGGGTCCatctgaagctggagagcccCGTAGAGGTCCTCAGTCAACTGCCTGGTGGTGAAGAGGTTGATCATGGGGCGGTTGATTCCTTGAATCTTGTGTGGCGTGGGTGA
- a CDS encoding uncharacterized protein (transcript_id=CADANIAT00007735), with amino-acid sequence MVEKPETERVEETTTVDDKDEANSKGQPLMRSELDNLSIWESLRRYKVVTTIAMVAAFKINLNGGLVSNKGFIRQMTDPETSIIEGNRSIRTQGRSLYHLPRLCDRLKLTGWSWFVIGQLFASVALDRLNASDPYNFRTPIYTQGIMTATIATERSIAARDKQQGRWAVFQGRNLLRFIIAGWPKITQQFVGLSVFNSNVTYFYLLRLSRYLFDNRFAATGSISVVIAWFILPEVTRRTPAEIDELFEKKVKLRKFDKYVTDVQINAAGQEKGDGTA; translated from the exons atggtcgagaagccgGAGACTGAGAGGGTTGAAGAAACCACCACGGTCGACGACAAGGATGAGGCCAACAGCAAGGGACAGCCGCTCATGCGGTCGGAGCTTGACAATCTCAGTATCTGGGAAAGTCTGCGGCGATACAAGGTGGTGACCACGATTGCCATGGTGGCTGCCTTCA AGATCAACCTGAACGGCGGGCTCGTCTCCAATAAGGGTTTCATCCGACAAATGACCGATCCGGAGACGTCGATCATTGAGGGAAA CCGATCGATACGGACGCAAGGTCGCTCTTtatatcatcttcctcgcctttgTGATA GACTCAAGCTGACTGGTTGGAGCTGGTTCGTCATCGGCcagctcttcgcctccgTTGCCCTAGACCGTCTAAACGCCTCGGATCCTTATAATTTCCGGACACCGATTTACACACAG GGGATAATGACCGCTACAATCGCCACAGAACGCAGCATCGCTGCCCGAGACAAACAACAAGGCAGATGGGCAGTCTTCCAAGGGCGGAATCTCCTTCGGTTTATTATCGCCGGCTGGCCCAAGATCACGCAACAGTTTGTGGGACTGTCAGTGTTTAACAGTAATGTCACTTATTTTT atcttcttcgcttgTCTCGCTACCTTTTCGACAACCG CTTCGCCGCTACCGGGTCGATCTCCGTCGTGATCGCGTGGTTTATTTTGCCTGAGGTCACTAGGCGGACGCCGGCGGAGATTGACGAGCT GTTTGAGAAGAAAGTTAAACTGCGCAAGTTTGATAAGTACGTGACTGACGTGCAGATCAATGCGGCTGGGCAGGAGAAAGGGGATGGAACGGCATAA